A single genomic interval of Bos javanicus breed banteng chromosome 8, ARS-OSU_banteng_1.0, whole genome shotgun sequence harbors:
- the LOC133252533 gene encoding interferon alpha-1-like, whose protein sequence is MAPAWSFLLALLLLSCNAICSLGCHQPHSHSLANRRVLTLLRQLRRVSPSSCLQDRNDFSFPQEVLHGSQLQKAQAISVLHEVTQHTFQLFSTEGSATMWDESLLDKLRTALDQQLTDLQACLRQEEGLPGAPLLKEDSSLAVRKYFHRLTLYLQEKRHSPCAWEVVRAQVMRAFSSSTNLQERFRRKD, encoded by the coding sequence ATGGCCCCAGCCTGGTCCTTCCtcctggcactgctgctgctcagctgcaaCGCCATCTGCTCTCTGGGCTGCCACCAGCCTCACTCCCACAGCCTGGCCAACAGGAGGGTCCTGACGCTCCTGCGACAACTGAGGAgggtctccccttcctcctgcctgcagGACAGAAATGACTTCTCATTCCCCCAGGAGGTGCTGCATGGCAGCCAGTTGCAGAAGGCTCAGGCCATCTCTGTGCTCCACGAGGTGACCCAGCACACCTTCCAGCTCTTCAGCACAGAGGGCTCGGCCACCATGTGGGATGAGAGCCTCCTGGACAAGCTCCGCACTGCACTGGATCAGCAGCTCACTGACCTGCAAGCCTgtctgaggcaggaggaggggctgcCAGGGGCTCCCCTGCTCAAGGAGGACTCCAGCCTGGCTGTGAGGAAATACTTCCACAGACTCACTCTCTATCTGCAAGAGAAGAGACACAGCCCTTGTGCCTGGGAGGTTGTCAGAGCACAAGTCATGAGAGCCTTCTCCTCCTCAACCAACTTGCAGGAGAGATTCAGGAGAAAGGACTGA
- the LOC133253386 gene encoding interferon omega-1-like: MAFVLSLLMALVLVSYSSGGSLGCDLSQNHVLVGRQNLRLLGQMRRLSPRFCLQDRKDFAFPQEMVEGSQLQEAQAISVLHEMLQQTFNLFHTERSSAAWDTTLLEQLLTGLHQQLDDLDACLGQVMGEEDSALGRMGPTLAVKRYFQGIHVYLQEKEYSDCAWEIIRVEIMRSLSSSTSLQDRLRMMDGDLNSP; this comes from the coding sequence ATGGCCTTCGTGCTCTCTCTACTGATGGCCCTGGTGCTGGTCAGCTACAGCTCTGGAGGATCCCTGGGCTGTGACCTGTCTCAGAACCACGTGCTGGTTGGCAGGCAGAACCTCAGGCTCCTGGGCCAAATGAGGAGACTCTCCCCTCGCTTCTGTCTGCAGGACAGAAAAGACTTCGCTTTCCCCCAGGAAATGGTGGAGGGCAGCCAGCTCCAGGAGGCCCAGGCCATCTCTGTGCTCCATGAGATGCTCCAGCAGACCTTCAACCTCTTCCACACAGAGCGCTCCTCTGCTGCCTGGGACACCACCCTCCTGGAGCAGCTCCTCACTGGACTCCATCAGCAGCTGGATGACCTGGATGCCTGCCTGGGGCAGGTGATGGGAGAGGAAGACTCTGCCCTGGGAAGGATGGGCCCCACACTGGCCGTGAAGAGGTACTTCCAGGGAATCCATGTCTACCTGCAAGAGAAGGAATACAGCGACTGTGCCTGGGAAATCATCAGAGTGGAAATCATGAGATCCTTGTCTTCATCAACCAGCTTGCAAGACAGGTTAAGAATGATGGATGGAGACCTGAACTCACCTTGA